Proteins from a single region of Companilactobacillus farciminis KCTC 3681 = DSM 20184:
- a CDS encoding glucose-6-phosphate isomerase encodes MTQIKFDDSKLSKFVQDNEVGEMQALVNAADEELRKGTGAGADFRGFIDLPVDYDKDEFARIKKAAKKIQSDSEVFIGIGIGGSYLGARAAIDFLSSSFYNVKNEKDVPEVYFCGNSISPNYLADLLDVIGDRDFSVNIISKSGTTTEPSIAFRILKAKLIEKYGVEGAKERIYATTDRAKGALKTESDAEGYEEFVVPDDIGGRFSVLTAVGLLPIAVAGIDIDKLMEGAAQARTDYSSADLTKNDAYKYAALRNILYRKGYTTELLENYEPNVQYFGEWWKQLMGESEGKDQKGIYPSSANFSTDLHSLGQYIQEGRRNLMETVVLIDTPRHDVKIPAEKDNLDGLKYLENKSMDFVNKKAYEGVVLAHTDGGVPVMTVHIEKQDAFNLGYLMYFFEIAVGISGYLNGINPFNQPGVEAYKKNMFGLLGRPGYEELGEELNKRL; translated from the coding sequence ATGACTCAAATTAAATTTGATGATTCAAAATTGAGCAAGTTTGTTCAAGACAACGAAGTCGGCGAAATGCAAGCTTTAGTTAATGCTGCTGACGAAGAACTACGTAAGGGTACTGGTGCCGGTGCTGACTTCCGTGGTTTCATCGATTTGCCTGTTGACTATGACAAAGATGAATTTGCTCGTATTAAGAAAGCTGCTAAGAAGATCCAATCAGACTCAGAAGTCTTCATTGGTATCGGTATTGGTGGTTCATACTTAGGTGCACGTGCTGCAATCGACTTCCTAAGTTCATCATTCTACAATGTTAAGAATGAAAAAGATGTTCCAGAAGTTTACTTCTGTGGTAACTCAATTTCTCCAAATTACTTAGCTGATTTACTAGACGTTATCGGCGACCGTGATTTCAGTGTTAACATCATTTCAAAATCTGGTACAACAACAGAACCTTCAATTGCTTTCAGAATTTTGAAGGCTAAATTGATTGAAAAGTATGGTGTTGAAGGTGCTAAGGAACGTATCTACGCTACAACAGATCGTGCTAAGGGTGCTTTGAAGACAGAATCAGATGCTGAAGGCTACGAAGAATTCGTTGTTCCTGATGATATCGGTGGTCGTTTCTCAGTTCTTACAGCTGTTGGTCTATTGCCAATCGCCGTTGCTGGTATCGACATTGACAAGTTGATGGAAGGTGCTGCACAAGCTCGTACAGACTACTCATCAGCTGATCTAACAAAGAACGATGCATACAAGTATGCTGCTTTGAGAAACATCTTGTACCGTAAAGGTTACACAACAGAATTGCTAGAAAACTACGAACCAAACGTTCAATACTTTGGTGAATGGTGGAAGCAATTGATGGGTGAATCTGAAGGTAAAGATCAAAAGGGTATCTACCCATCATCAGCTAACTTCTCAACTGACTTGCACTCATTAGGTCAATACATTCAAGAAGGTCGTCGTAACTTGATGGAAACTGTTGTTTTGATCGACACACCAAGACATGACGTTAAGATCCCTGCTGAAAAAGATAACCTTGATGGTTTGAAGTACTTGGAAAACAAGTCAATGGACTTCGTTAACAAGAAAGCTTACGAAGGTGTTGTTCTAGCTCACACTGACGGTGGCGTTCCAGTTATGACAGTTCACATTGAAAAACAAGATGCCTTCAACCTAGGTTACTTGATGTACTTCTTCGAAATTGCTGTTGGTATTTCTGGTTACTTGAATGGTATTAACCCATTCAACCAACCAGGTGTTGAAGCATACAAGAAGAACATGTTTGGTCTACTTGGCCGTCCTGGTTATGAAGAACTTGGCGAAGAATTAAACAAGAGACTATAA
- a CDS encoding VanZ family protein, with amino-acid sequence MIFLGPLYSYIYERFATKINHFPLIRLSFYAVDKAILYTLIFIILRYIWVKIKRRKTTFWYEFWLSMFVFYVFLLFALTVFRDGYFIWQFKFYWHRPLTDINTIPLIETMKLADAKSLVDFFYNLYGNIVWFVPMGFFIPALSKRHLNFLQVVLMGAMISVSIEALQFVLHTGVTDIDDVIFNTLGAVVGYLLYFLGKWIKKLIKI; translated from the coding sequence ATGATATTTTTAGGACCGTTATATAGTTATATATATGAGCGCTTTGCAACAAAAATTAATCATTTTCCATTGATTCGGCTTTCTTTTTACGCTGTTGATAAAGCAATATTATATACTTTAATTTTTATAATTTTAAGGTATATCTGGGTTAAAATAAAGAGAAGAAAAACTACCTTTTGGTATGAGTTTTGGCTCAGCATGTTCGTATTTTATGTTTTCCTACTTTTTGCTTTGACAGTTTTTCGAGATGGCTATTTCATATGGCAATTCAAATTTTATTGGCATCGTCCGTTAACCGATATAAATACTATTCCACTGATAGAAACAATGAAATTGGCAGATGCTAAGTCATTGGTCGACTTTTTTTATAATTTGTATGGTAATATTGTGTGGTTCGTACCGATGGGGTTTTTCATTCCCGCATTAAGTAAGCGCCACCTCAACTTCCTGCAAGTTGTCTTAATGGGTGCGATGATCTCAGTGTCAATTGAAGCTTTACAGTTTGTTTTGCACACCGGCGTCACCGATATTGATGACGTTATCTTCAACACTTTAGGTGCTGTGGTAGGGTATTTATTATATTTTTTGGGAAAATGGATAAAAAAGCTAATAAAAATTTGA
- a CDS encoding sensor histidine kinase — protein MKLIYQNMLSFLIVILTTLGIILYSVTSAATNWEYNRTYKSLESYAGNLEKIALKTDPKTGQIHNITGDNIRTVEQVLSERNVQFAIFDYNNNQVYPTPPTNVKLHLKQSYWKKLKQGKTIRNIQKSQNTEGNPRLRKDDNRSYVYVLTPWFQNGKLIAAVWAGSDVSELQTNIGEINSRLYFALLISLLAAIILSFLLSRYQVNRINRLRGATKRVANNDFSVHIESKGRDELDDLADDFNQMVKSLEASDTEIKRQEQRRKEFMADASHEMRTPLTTINGLLEGLAYDAIPEESKGQSIQLMRNETKRLIRLVNENLDYEKIRTNQITMAKRVFDANKPLHDITSQLDKKAKTAGDELILKPYEGELKTYADYDRFVQVIFNIMQNAIQFTKDGKIFISGSRNEERHASVFIISDTGIGMSEDQVKNIWDRYYKADPSRKNRKYGESGLGLSIVHQLVENHGGEIEVKSKLNEGTTFTVTLFDEGFEHKKDEQKQD, from the coding sequence ATGAAATTAATCTATCAAAACATGCTGAGTTTTTTGATCGTTATTTTGACGACTCTTGGAATTATTTTGTATTCCGTCACTAGTGCAGCTACGAACTGGGAATACAATCGAACTTACAAGAGTTTGGAAAGTTATGCTGGTAATCTGGAAAAGATAGCTTTGAAAACTGATCCTAAAACTGGGCAGATTCATAACATCACTGGCGACAACATTAGAACGGTTGAACAAGTTTTATCTGAGAGAAATGTTCAATTCGCTATTTTTGATTACAACAATAACCAAGTTTATCCAACGCCACCAACGAATGTGAAATTGCACTTGAAGCAATCTTACTGGAAAAAGCTCAAGCAAGGTAAGACGATTCGTAATATTCAAAAATCGCAAAATACCGAAGGTAATCCAAGACTTCGAAAAGATGACAACCGCAGTTATGTTTACGTTCTAACGCCGTGGTTCCAAAATGGTAAGTTGATTGCGGCTGTCTGGGCAGGTTCAGATGTCTCGGAATTGCAAACTAATATCGGTGAGATCAACAGTCGACTTTATTTTGCCTTGCTGATTTCTCTTTTGGCAGCGATTATTTTGAGTTTCTTATTGTCGAGATATCAAGTCAACCGAATCAATCGCTTGCGTGGAGCTACCAAACGAGTTGCCAATAATGATTTCTCAGTTCATATCGAGAGTAAAGGTCGCGACGAATTAGACGATTTGGCTGATGATTTCAACCAGATGGTTAAGTCACTAGAGGCCTCTGATACTGAAATTAAACGTCAGGAACAGCGTCGTAAGGAATTTATGGCCGATGCCTCTCACGAAATGAGAACGCCACTGACGACTATTAATGGACTTCTGGAAGGATTAGCTTATGATGCCATTCCTGAAGAGTCTAAAGGTCAAAGTATTCAATTGATGCGTAATGAAACTAAGCGTTTGATTCGATTAGTCAACGAGAACTTGGATTATGAAAAGATTAGAACTAACCAAATCACTATGGCTAAACGAGTTTTCGATGCTAATAAACCATTGCATGATATTACGTCGCAATTGGATAAAAAGGCTAAAACAGCTGGTGATGAGTTGATTTTGAAACCTTATGAAGGTGAATTGAAGACCTACGCCGATTATGACCGTTTTGTACAAGTGATCTTTAATATCATGCAAAATGCTATTCAGTTTACGAAGGATGGCAAGATATTTATTAGTGGCAGTCGTAATGAGGAACGTCACGCTTCAGTCTTCATAATTTCTGATACTGGTATCGGGATGTCAGAAGACCAAGTCAAGAATATTTGGGACCGTTACTACAAAGCTGATCCATCTCGTAAGAATCGTAAATATGGTGAGTCAGGACTTGGACTTTCAATCGTCCATCAATTGGTGGAAAACCATGGTGGTGAAATTGAAGTTAAGAGTAAGCTCAACGAAGGAACGACGTTCACCGTGACATTGTTTGATGAAGGATTCGAACATAAGAAAGATGAACAAAAACAAGATTAA
- a CDS encoding zinc-binding alcohol dehydrogenase family protein — protein MKAFGVTNDKVESFTEFEKTKENPTGRDLLVKIEGISINPVDIATRKKIVDELSDPKILGYDGYGVVDEVGSEVKNFQVGDKVFFAGDYTRDGSYQEYELIDERIVAHAPKKTSIEKSVAMPLVTLTASELLFEKLQINPTHDNRDKTVLIINGAGGVGSIAIQLAHLAGLRVIATASTSEKVDWVKTLGADLVVNHHHDLIEQVHDLGIKNVDYILGLSDNDPHWSEIVELIKPFGTFATITNLRESQIADLKQKSVNFAWEWMFTKAKFKLASMSTQGDYLEKLAQGLDSGMIDSTVTRVFHGFNLENIKKATQLVEAGHMMGKVVIKA, from the coding sequence ATGAAAGCATTCGGTGTCACTAATGATAAAGTTGAAAGCTTTACAGAATTTGAAAAAACTAAAGAAAATCCCACAGGAAGAGACTTGTTAGTCAAAATTGAGGGTATTTCGATCAATCCTGTGGATATCGCTACTAGAAAGAAAATTGTTGATGAATTGTCAGATCCCAAAATTTTAGGCTATGACGGTTATGGCGTAGTCGATGAAGTCGGTAGTGAAGTTAAAAATTTCCAAGTCGGCGACAAAGTCTTTTTTGCTGGCGACTACACTCGTGACGGTTCTTATCAAGAATATGAATTGATTGATGAACGAATTGTAGCTCATGCACCAAAGAAGACTTCGATTGAGAAAAGTGTCGCTATGCCATTAGTAACTTTGACAGCTAGTGAACTATTATTTGAAAAATTACAGATCAATCCGACTCACGACAATCGGGATAAAACTGTCTTGATTATCAATGGTGCCGGTGGTGTCGGTTCGATTGCCATTCAATTGGCTCATTTAGCCGGTCTAAGAGTGATTGCTACTGCTTCAACGTCAGAAAAGGTCGATTGGGTCAAAACCTTAGGAGCTGATTTAGTGGTCAATCATCATCATGACCTAATTGAACAAGTTCACGACCTAGGAATAAAGAATGTCGATTACATTTTGGGGTTGAGTGACAATGATCCACACTGGTCAGAAATCGTAGAATTGATCAAACCATTCGGAACCTTTGCAACGATTACTAATCTACGTGAATCACAAATTGCTGATTTGAAACAAAAATCGGTCAACTTTGCTTGGGAGTGGATGTTTACTAAAGCTAAATTCAAGTTGGCTTCAATGTCCACACAAGGCGACTATCTGGAGAAATTAGCTCAAGGTCTAGACAGTGGCATGATTGATTCAACCGTGACAAGGGTCTTCCATGGCTTTAACTTAGAAAATATTAAAAAAGCTACGCAATTAGTTGAAGCTGGTCACATGATGGGCAAAGTAGTTATTAAAGCTTAA
- a CDS encoding LTA synthase family protein, giving the protein MNKLKNILNKRLGFMGLLVALLWIKTVIAYYSDFSLGVSDPLQHFILIINPIATAVILLSIALYINRPKISYIVMGFIYLLESALLYGNILYYREFSDFLSFNTIAGAAKVSKGLGGSAANLVQIHDFIYGLDFIILAILLLTHYIKIDPQPMKKLTAIATTFLGIFLFSLNLTIAESNRPQLLGRTFDRAYIVKYLGLNSFLAYDSIKTVQNNQVRSEAVGTDMDDVLTEVKKNYAKPNPVYFGKAKGKNIIVIHLESFQQFLINYKVNGQEVTPFLNSLYSDKNTMSFDNFYHEVGQGKTSDAENMLETGLFGLPEGSLFSKLGSDNTFQAAPAILGQQDGYTSAVFHGNIGSFWNRDNVYKNMGYDYFFDSTYFNKTDNSSLEYGMKDKLMLSESVKYLEQLQQPFYTKFITVTNHYPFELPDEDNDGFQAPNTNNSAVNNYFLTAHYLDNALEEFFNYLKSSGIYDNSMIVLYGDHYGLSNNQNPDLAPLLGINSDNWTDFNDSQMQKVPFMIHMKGLKGGINHSYGGEIDVLPTILHLAGINTKQYVQLGTDLLSKQHNQIVIFRNKNFVTPHYTVLKDGNGDPKVYKNKTGELVDLSQNPELKQKVAKWQQYVNDKLKLSDTINNKNLLRFYTPTGFTPVDSKEYNYQNEIQKLVATRNDLGLKSTSVYSQNGNKSTTDLYTTNAPELNGDRSVIDSWSSVLKGKNDSTK; this is encoded by the coding sequence ATGAATAAATTAAAAAATATTTTGAATAAACGACTTGGCTTTATGGGCCTACTAGTAGCTTTACTATGGATCAAAACGGTTATTGCCTACTATTCTGATTTTTCATTAGGCGTTTCGGACCCGTTACAACACTTCATTTTGATAATCAATCCTATTGCTACAGCCGTTATACTTTTAAGTATAGCGTTATACATCAATCGCCCCAAAATTTCCTATATCGTTATGGGGTTCATCTATCTGTTGGAATCCGCCCTTTTATATGGAAACATTCTTTATTACCGAGAATTTAGTGATTTTCTATCCTTTAACACGATTGCTGGGGCTGCTAAAGTTTCCAAAGGTCTCGGTGGTAGTGCCGCTAATTTAGTCCAAATTCATGATTTTATTTATGGTTTAGATTTCATTATTTTAGCAATTTTGTTACTTACTCATTATATCAAAATTGATCCCCAACCAATGAAAAAGTTAACTGCAATTGCAACAACTTTTTTGGGTATTTTTTTATTTTCACTGAACTTAACTATCGCCGAAAGTAACCGTCCGCAATTGTTAGGTCGAACTTTTGATCGTGCTTATATTGTTAAGTATTTAGGACTAAATAGTTTTCTAGCCTATGATTCGATTAAAACAGTTCAAAATAATCAAGTTCGTTCGGAAGCTGTTGGAACCGATATGGATGATGTTTTAACTGAAGTCAAAAAGAATTATGCCAAACCTAACCCTGTTTATTTCGGCAAGGCTAAGGGTAAAAATATCATTGTCATTCATTTGGAGAGTTTTCAACAATTCCTCATTAATTACAAAGTCAATGGTCAAGAAGTTACACCGTTTTTAAACAGTCTTTACAGCGATAAAAATACAATGTCATTTGACAATTTTTATCATGAAGTCGGACAAGGAAAAACTAGTGATGCTGAAAACATGCTAGAGACTGGACTCTTTGGATTACCCGAGGGATCTCTCTTCTCAAAACTTGGTAGTGACAATACTTTCCAAGCTGCTCCAGCGATTCTAGGACAACAAGATGGCTATACTAGCGCCGTCTTCCACGGTAATATTGGAAGTTTTTGGAATCGTGATAATGTTTATAAAAACATGGGCTATGATTATTTCTTTGATTCTACTTATTTCAATAAAACTGATAATTCGAGTTTGGAATATGGAATGAAAGACAAGTTAATGCTCTCAGAAAGCGTTAAATACCTCGAACAGCTGCAACAGCCTTTCTACACTAAGTTTATTACCGTTACTAATCATTATCCATTTGAATTGCCAGATGAAGATAACGATGGTTTCCAAGCACCAAATACTAATAACAGTGCTGTGAATAATTATTTCTTAACGGCTCATTACTTGGATAATGCCTTGGAAGAATTCTTCAATTACTTGAAGTCGAGCGGTATTTACGATAACTCCATGATTGTTTTATACGGTGACCATTATGGATTATCAAATAATCAAAACCCTGACTTAGCACCGCTATTAGGTATCAATTCTGATAATTGGACTGACTTCAACGATTCGCAAATGCAAAAAGTTCCTTTTATGATTCATATGAAAGGCCTAAAAGGTGGTATCAATCATTCCTATGGTGGAGAAATCGACGTTCTACCTACCATCTTGCATTTAGCTGGTATCAATACTAAGCAATACGTTCAACTAGGAACTGACTTATTATCTAAACAACACAACCAAATCGTCATCTTTAGAAATAAAAACTTCGTCACGCCACATTACACAGTTCTAAAAGATGGCAATGGTGATCCGAAAGTTTATAAGAATAAAACTGGCGAATTAGTCGATTTAAGTCAAAATCCTGAATTAAAACAAAAAGTTGCTAAATGGCAACAATACGTCAATGATAAGTTGAAACTCTCCGATACTATCAACAACAAGAATCTGTTGAGATTCTACACACCAACTGGTTTTACACCGGTTGATAGTAAAGAATATAATTATCAAAATGAGATTCAAAAACTAGTTGCCACGAGAAATGATCTCGGATTGAAGTCAACGAGTGTCTATTCGCAAAACGGCAACAAATCAACTACTGATCTCTATACAACTAATGCTCCCGAACTAAATGGCGACAGAAGTGTTATTGATAGTTGGTCCAGCGTTCTCAAGGGAAAAAATGATTCTACTAAGTAA
- a CDS encoding Cof-type HAD-IIB family hydrolase, producing MQNNYRGTVFFDLDGTLLNAESRVDDSVATAVHQLKENGYLPVISTGRSPIEIEAATSTTGIDTYITLNGAFVQSQDKVIYQNNIKPELVKQVIEQAKEFGDSVSMHSPTESFLSEASPFVEEFYRAVDIDLPLIDPLFYQKGDVPMVVVVSGGDSERYQEKFPELKFYKTGPYSIDTVEKDVSKMSGIKHLIKGLALEDKPVYAFGDGTNDLPMIKYADYGIAMGNGIDSVKDAATYITTENVNGGIVNGLKHYNLI from the coding sequence TTGCAAAACAATTATCGTGGTACCGTCTTCTTTGATTTGGACGGAACCTTACTAAACGCCGAATCTCGAGTGGATGACTCCGTAGCAACAGCAGTCCACCAATTGAAAGAGAATGGCTATTTACCAGTTATCAGTACTGGGCGCTCCCCTATCGAAATCGAGGCTGCTACTAGTACGACTGGTATTGATACTTATATTACTTTAAATGGCGCATTTGTCCAATCACAGGATAAGGTCATTTATCAAAATAATATTAAACCTGAATTAGTCAAGCAAGTTATCGAACAGGCGAAAGAATTCGGCGACAGTGTCAGCATGCACTCTCCGACTGAATCATTTCTCAGTGAAGCTAGTCCGTTCGTTGAAGAATTTTATCGTGCCGTTGATATCGATTTACCTTTAATCGACCCACTCTTTTACCAAAAGGGTGATGTTCCTATGGTCGTAGTCGTATCAGGCGGCGATTCAGAACGTTATCAAGAAAAATTCCCTGAACTAAAATTCTACAAAACTGGTCCTTATTCAATCGATACTGTCGAAAAAGACGTCTCCAAAATGAGTGGTATCAAACATCTTATTAAAGGCTTAGCTTTAGAAGACAAGCCAGTTTACGCATTCGGCGACGGAACTAATGATTTACCAATGATCAAATATGCTGATTATGGAATTGCCATGGGTAATGGTATAGATTCAGTTAAAGACGCTGCTACTTATATTACCACTGAAAACGTTAACGGTGGTATTGTTAACGGCTTGAAACATTACAATTTAATCTAA
- a CDS encoding LTA synthase family protein: MQKIKSILNTRLGFMGFLVLCLWLKTTITYYLDFNLTINNLWQYFFMTVNPLATLVFLLGLALYINKPKISYLVMGLIYLADSIFIYANLLYYREMADFISVSTMLGVTKVAKGLGASTLSSMQPRDLIYLIDFVVIILLFATRFVKIDQRPFRKLNALATSMLGIALFSADLAGSEANRPQLLGRTFDHSYIVQYLGINSFLGYDSVRSVQNNQVRSNATEAEIDGVLDYVNNNYAKPNPKYFGKANGKNIIIIHLESFEQFLIGMKVNGQEVTPFINSLYNDQNTLSFDNFFNEVGNGRTSDAETMLESGLFGLPEGSFFQKLGGDNIFQSAPAILAQQKGYTSAVFHGNIGSFWGRNITYKNMGYNYFFDKSYYDTKDSDSLSLNGYGVKDKLLFSEGVKYLEQMQQPFYTKFLTITNHVGYQFSDEDNAGFQTSDNENPIVNDYFKTAHYLDKSVEEFFNYLKASGLEKNTMVVLYGDHYGLNDEQHKALSTMIGKTPETWTKFDNTQMQRVPFMIHMNGLKGGINHTYGGEIDVLPTILHLAGVNTKSYVQLGTDLLSKQHNSIVAFRKKSFVTPKYTVIRNGASTTVYANETGEEIDMRNNPELVTKVAKWEEDVDTKLKTSDNINNKNLLRFYTPKGFTPTDPNNYSYLNQVQQMEELRNKLGDKSTSLYSKNGNKSTTNLYTTDAVQLQNDRTPIDSWDYLNQK, translated from the coding sequence ATGCAAAAAATAAAATCCATATTGAACACTCGATTAGGATTCATGGGTTTCCTAGTCTTGTGCCTATGGTTAAAAACAACGATCACCTATTATTTAGACTTTAATTTAACAATCAATAATTTATGGCAATACTTTTTTATGACAGTTAATCCCTTAGCTACATTAGTTTTCTTACTAGGATTAGCACTCTACATCAATAAGCCCAAGATTTCATATTTAGTCATGGGGCTTATTTATCTTGCTGACTCAATTTTTATCTACGCTAATCTACTATATTATCGTGAAATGGCTGACTTCATTTCAGTCAGTACGATGCTTGGCGTTACTAAAGTTGCTAAAGGCTTGGGCGCCAGTACTTTGAGTTCGATGCAGCCAAGAGATCTGATCTACTTGATTGACTTTGTAGTGATAATTTTGTTATTCGCAACTCGTTTTGTAAAAATCGACCAACGTCCCTTTAGAAAACTCAATGCCCTAGCTACTAGTATGTTAGGAATTGCTTTATTTTCTGCTGATCTAGCGGGTTCTGAAGCCAACCGCCCACAATTGCTAGGTAGAACTTTTGATCACTCTTACATCGTCCAATATCTCGGCATCAACTCATTTTTAGGCTATGATTCAGTCCGTTCAGTTCAAAACAACCAAGTGCGTTCTAATGCTACCGAAGCTGAAATCGATGGCGTCTTAGATTATGTAAATAACAATTATGCCAAACCAAATCCTAAGTACTTCGGTAAAGCCAATGGCAAAAATATTATCATCATCCATCTAGAAAGTTTTGAGCAATTTCTGATCGGCATGAAAGTTAATGGTCAAGAAGTTACGCCATTTATAAATAGTCTTTACAATGACCAAAATACCCTTTCATTCGACAACTTCTTCAATGAAGTCGGTAATGGTCGAACGAGTGATGCAGAAACAATGCTTGAATCAGGTTTATTCGGATTACCTGAAGGTTCATTTTTCCAAAAACTTGGTGGCGACAACATTTTTCAATCCGCTCCAGCAATTTTAGCTCAGCAAAAAGGTTATACGAGTGCTGTTTTCCACGGTAATATCGGAAGTTTTTGGGGACGAAATATTACCTATAAAAACATGGGCTACAATTATTTCTTCGATAAAAGCTACTATGACACCAAAGATTCTGATAGCTTATCGCTAAACGGCTATGGTGTTAAAGACAAGTTGCTCTTTTCTGAAGGGGTCAAATATCTAGAACAAATGCAACAACCCTTCTATACCAAATTCTTAACTATCACTAATCACGTCGGCTATCAATTTTCTGATGAAGACAATGCCGGTTTCCAAACTTCTGACAACGAGAACCCTATTGTAAACGACTATTTCAAAACTGCCCATTATCTCGATAAATCAGTCGAAGAATTTTTCAATTATCTAAAGGCTTCCGGCTTAGAAAAAAATACTATGGTCGTACTTTACGGTGATCATTATGGATTAAATGACGAACAACACAAAGCTCTTTCGACAATGATTGGCAAAACCCCAGAGACTTGGACAAAATTTGACAATACTCAAATGCAACGTGTTCCTTTTATGATTCATATGAACGGACTAAAAGGTGGAATTAATCACACTTATGGTGGCGAAATTGATGTTCTGCCAACAATCTTGCATTTAGCTGGAGTCAACACTAAATCGTACGTACAGTTAGGAACCGATTTACTTTCCAAGCAGCATAATTCAATCGTTGCTTTTAGAAAGAAAAGTTTCGTAACGCCAAAATACACTGTCATCAGAAATGGAGCTTCGACAACTGTTTATGCCAATGAAACCGGTGAAGAGATCGATATGCGCAACAATCCTGAATTAGTCACTAAAGTTGCTAAATGGGAAGAAGATGTTGATACCAAGCTCAAGACCTCTGACAATATCAATAACAAAAACTTGCTTCGCTTCTATACACCAAAGGGCTTCACTCCTACTGATCCGAATAATTATTCTTATTTGAATCAAGTGCAACAAATGGAGGAACTTCGTAACAAACTCGGAGATAAATCAACTAGTCTCTATTCAAAAAATGGCAATAAATCAACAACCAATCTCTATACAACTGATGCGGTACAATTACAAAATGATCGTACGCCAATCGATAGTTGGGACTATTTGAATCAAAAATAA
- a CDS encoding response regulator transcription factor — protein MKILMIEDNKSVSEMMGMFFQKEKWEASFAYDGNEAVDMFNEDPDKWDMITLDLNLPGKDGMEVAKEIRKVSKTVPIIMLTARDTESDQVLGLEFGADDYVTKPFSPITLIARMKAIHRRDENMAEKLAESTPVNAEVEEADDGFDINTGFFKLNSNTREAYLNGKEIPDLTPKEFDLLKTLASKPKQVFSREQLLEQVWDYDYFGEERTVDAHIKKLRQKIEKVGPQVIETVWGVGYKFDDTGAKNKA, from the coding sequence ATGAAAATATTAATGATTGAGGACAACAAGTCTGTATCTGAAATGATGGGCATGTTTTTCCAAAAAGAAAAATGGGAAGCAAGTTTTGCCTACGACGGTAATGAAGCCGTTGATATGTTCAACGAAGATCCCGACAAATGGGACATGATTACCTTAGACTTGAACTTACCGGGAAAAGATGGGATGGAAGTTGCTAAAGAAATTAGAAAAGTTTCCAAGACCGTTCCTATTATCATGTTGACAGCTCGTGATACAGAAAGTGATCAAGTACTCGGTTTGGAATTTGGAGCTGACGACTACGTCACAAAGCCATTCAGTCCCATTACTTTGATTGCTAGAATGAAAGCTATCCATCGTCGTGATGAGAATATGGCAGAAAAATTAGCTGAATCAACTCCTGTTAACGCTGAAGTAGAAGAAGCTGACGACGGCTTTGATATCAATACTGGTTTCTTCAAATTAAACTCAAATACTCGTGAAGCTTATTTGAATGGCAAAGAGATTCCTGATTTAACACCGAAGGAATTTGATTTGTTGAAGACTTTAGCAAGTAAGCCTAAACAAGTTTTCTCACGTGAACAATTGCTAGAACAAGTTTGGGATTACGATTACTTCGGTGAAGAAAGAACCGTTGATGCCCATATTAAGAAGTTGCGTCAAAAGATTGAAAAGGTTGGACCGCAAGTTATTGAAACTGTTTGGGGTGTTGGCTACAAATTCGATGATACAGGAGCAAAGAATAAGGCATAA
- a CDS encoding NADPH-dependent FMN reductase — MSKKIAVVVGSLRKGSFSKQIAKNVMKLFPSDYEPEFVEIGNLPLYNEDIDTPENVPAEYTAFRDQIKEAAGVLFVTPEYNRSIPGGLKNAIDVGSRPYGQSAWDKKPAAVISVSPGAISGFGANHALRQSLVFLNMPTLQQPEAYIGNVTNILDEDGNVAEGTVGFLQSIVDAYVELLNRY; from the coding sequence ATGTCAAAAAAAATTGCTGTTGTAGTTGGTAGTTTACGTAAAGGATCATTCTCAAAACAAATTGCTAAGAATGTTATGAAGTTATTCCCTAGCGACTACGAACCAGAATTTGTTGAAATTGGTAACCTACCACTTTATAACGAAGATATTGATACACCTGAAAACGTTCCTGCAGAATATACTGCATTCAGAGACCAAATCAAAGAAGCTGCTGGTGTTTTATTCGTCACACCTGAATACAACCGTTCAATTCCTGGTGGCTTGAAGAACGCTATTGATGTTGGTTCTCGTCCTTATGGTCAAAGTGCTTGGGACAAGAAGCCTGCTGCTGTAATCAGTGTTTCACCTGGTGCTATTAGTGGTTTCGGTGCTAACCATGCTCTACGTCAATCATTAGTATTCTTGAACATGCCAACATTGCAACAACCAGAAGCTTACATCGGAAATGTTACAAACATTCTTGATGAAGACGGCAACGTTGCTGAAGGTACAGTTGGTTTCTTACAAAGTATCGTTGATGCTTACGTTGAATTATTAAACAGATATTAA